ACTAAATGGTGTGCTATGTTCACAGTCAAATTATAGATGCAAAAATTACAGTCATAAGACACTTCACCTCATAGTGATGACGCAAATTGATGCTGATTCATAAGCATCCAAAATCTCTTATTTGGACACAGCAATATCAACGGGAAGATGACATTGATACAGTTGCCACAGGCTGTTATAAGTCAACTAATTCTAAGGTCACACTGTGCCCTGATTTTCCACTTGCTGACGGTTTTTGGGAATCTGAGAAAAGCCCCACATCACAGGCAAATTAGCGCTTGATCGTTATTTGCAACTGTTCAAAGATGCAATCCAAGAAACTCACTGATGCATCGCAAATGCCCCACAGACATCTAGCAGTCCAAATCCAAGTCCAAATCTGGTAGTATGAAAAGTGTTGTGACCCGTATGCAACTGGATATAAGTGCGGCTATAAGTGCGGCAGCAAGTCACAGCCGGTGAGAGGGGAAGCCCGAGAAAGAAGTGTTTTCACGACAAAATGTTGGAGACCTGACAGACCCATTGGGGATTCGTCCTGGGGAAAGTCCACACCACAATGATATCAAGATTTCAGATTACAAGACAAGTTGTAAAGTGTTAACAGTTCAGCAATCTGATGACTTTGTAAGTCATGTAGTGAGTACTTGACATAACACCTCTTACACATCCGTTAGACTACTTTACAAAACTGTTATGGTGTGTACAGACTGTGCTTGATTTGACAGCTCCCTCACAATGTGGTTTTGTTGCACCTTAGGACAGGGCAGGACAGTTTACACTGTTAACGCTGTTATTAGTTCATAGAGTTTGGTAACATCATGTGATTTCAAGTGTACTGTAGCTCCACCCAACTTCAACCTGATTAGAGGTCTAATCAGTCAGAGTAATTGGTAGCACCTGTGCAGGTGCAAAGGGCGCTGAAATCAGCATATTTCCTCGACAGATGTGAAGAATGTTAGCTGCTCCTCACATCTGCTACTGCGTCTGTGTGGACTGAAAATGACATTGTCGCATTCAAATAGATAAGTCACTTCCAATTCAAGTCCagatagataaaaaaaataaataataacaccTCCATCACAGAAAATGGCTGACATgaacacagaaactgaaaatcagactggcaattcagtctgattatcagtCTAAGACACGAACAGTCTGATGCTCATACACGGTCTTAAACAAGCCCTCCAACCTTCTGGTGCACATGATGTAAGTGTACAGACACAGTTTGCCTGTTGAATGAGCgattattactgacattttgagTGTTGTTTACAActtgtctgatcatctgactgtCTCCTCTCAATGCCTGTCCATTTCTTGCCCCATTGAACTAAAATGAGATTTCTAAAATGATGTAACCGTCTTCTCAGATCTCAGTGTGTACTTCGGAGAGTACAGTGTAATCATAACCAGTGATATCTGACCATAACTAACTGATGGCCAAAGCTAAAATTATCCTTTAACAAAGAGCTAGCCCTCCACACTGCCgcctctcacatacacacagaagtTTTGAAGCCTAGAGCGAACACACTGGAGGGCATTTTCTTTTAAGTTGCCACAGCAGATGTAGAGTATTTTCAGTCTTAAAGAGGCTGGCTGATTCTTAGGCCTCCTGCAGTGAATCGGCAGTAAACAGACATAAACAGACGTGTCCTACAGGGCATGTTGCCATACCTATCTGTCTCAGCTTTGATCTGCCTACCCTCCtgccacccccccccacccccccacccgtTGGCAGCAAGAAAAGGCGGCTTATGAATAATCAGAGAAGTTGCAAACCAGAGGTGGAACTGCATGATGGGCAGGAACGTCAGCAGAGATGCTGTGTGTACATTTGGAGCAAACAGCTCGTTGCTTTCTGACATGTGGGAAGAAAAttggggtgaaaaaaaaaagaaagaaagatgtagtggggtgggtggggtggagggttgacagccagagagagaaaggatgagGGGGGCAGAGCGAATGGATGAGATCTCAAGAATATAGAGGAGAAAGGCTCTGGCCGCCTCCGCCAACACAATTGATGGCAGCAGCGAGACAACATGTCTGGTCTGTTTTTGCCCCTTGTGCCCTTGCTTCTCTGGATTtctatgttctgtttttttttttgtttgtttttttttttcttttggttggTTTCTTTGCAGCTTGGACAGTGTGataaaacacacccacaaagctacacacacacagagagaaatatagGCAATTCAGGCCGTATTGTCAGAGGGGGAACTTCATCACCCAGATCTCTTCACTTGACAGTCCTGGTGGAGCCCTAATAAAcagccattttacaccatttgtATTGTCTCACAGGGAATGGGAACATTGCTGCTGCGTGGCAGcacaaagtgtgtgtctgtgtgttcacgGACAGATTTGTGTGTTACAATTTATTATTCAGAGGCTATTGCAGAATTTGCTATAAAATGAATCAACTGATGATTCCTCACGCTTACATGACGTTCCTCCATCATGCTCACTTTACCCAAATCTCTAcagccaaatgaaaaaaatatgaatcagGGATTACATTAGACTCCATCCTGACATATCTGTGCCCCTCCACAGCAACGGCACTTCAAATccaaccccacacacacacacacactgcatgtcTGAGAGCTCATTGCACTGATCTGTTCAACACTTACATTCCACAGGAGCACTGATGACATactttcttaaaaaaaaaaaaaaaaggaaaaatctgCTCGACATTTTGACGACAAAGGTAAATCAGTGAAGTAGAAAACTAGCATGCCATGTTGGaacttttttcatttacaaaggAAAAAGGGGGCTTGACTTTATTCAacataaggaaaaaaaacctccacaAGAGGTGGAAGGTATTATCAGTTTCATATGTTCGCTTTAGCCTCAGCAGGGGGGTATGTGGGCATTAGTAAAGTCTTCATTGTTTCAAagtctttccttccttccagcAAATTGTTAGtccaagcaaaaaaaaaaaaaaaagaagagtgcCAACCAATGGGATCCTCTTCCTTGCCAAAAGTAGGTGTCCCTTCTCTTCCAGTTGTGGTACTCTTTGGCAAAATGAatggtgagaggagagagcacaTCAGAGCGGGGACACAGCTGGAATCTGTACAGAAGGTCTGGGAAGTGGCGATGGGGGCAAAGGGTGCTCTAAAGAGGTTATAAAGTGAGGTGGGGAGGGAGAGCAGGGGTGTTTAAATCAGAGTCTTATCCCATCAGGCAGTGGGGCTCCTCTCCACTGGGTGCCTTCCCCTCAAGGCTAAGCGTCGTATTTCTTCCCCGTTCTGTGGATGTGGTGGAACAGCGTCATGGAGAACGCCATGCCCAGGAGCTGTGGAGGGAAGGGGAGAAGGAGATAGTGAATTTATGTCTGCATATATAGTGCATATATGTGTCTGCGTATGATATATGTGTGTCCCTGTGATCTTTTTTGATGTTGCTGCCTTGGGCTAGTTTGTGTTTTGATGCACAATAATTCCTGTGGTGAAGCACAAGCACATTTTCGTTCACTCCCTTTTTCTCAGATGGCCTTCAAACGCAAGCTCTGGTGTCtttatgatggaaaaaaaaaatgtacagcGTGCACAAACATTAAGTCAATGAAGTAAATTGAGATGCCATTGAATCAAAGTAGCCAGCTATCGCTTTGAAGTTTCCATTACCCCTGATACTTCTACATCAAACACAGTCACAAGGCTGATCCTAAAACCATTATCTGGCAAAGTTGGAATGGCAGGGAAACTGCAAAGTACTGTATGGTGCATTGTCAAATAAAAAGGCAACGTGGACTTTCTGCAAACAGGCTCCACTGGGGATTCCTACAGTATGTGATCAGCCTGTGAAAGCTGCTGATTCTCTTCCTTTAGTTTCAGTCTAAACCTAATTCATAACGGCTGCTTCAGAGAAAACACCACCTTAAGCCGCTGTCAATCAAGGAACGAAGTGCTATTTGTGGTAAACATCCAGCTAAGAGGGAATTAGGACCAATAAAAAATTGCTTCAAAAACCAACCTAATTATTTACACATGGCTCATCTGTGCAGCTCTGACAAGTTTTAACTGTCTCCTTCATTCACCCTGAGTGAGATGACATGACAACTGGACTTCAAAGTTCAATCATCTGTCCATGCTTAAGAATATATAAATACTGCAGAGGTTTCCGAAACCATTGTGGATGAAGTTATACATACAGACTTTTAGCCAGTGTCTGTCATATATGCTGCAAGTCTAAATCATTCATAAGCCTGTTCTCAGTGCCTCTGGATATTATGTATCATGGCAGACTTGTGGGACATCAGCTTTTCATGTTGCTCTTCACCGTTCCGTCTCTCAACATGCCTTCGAGTTTGCTAATCTGACAGCTCAAGGTCTATTTCTCAACTCTCCTGCCCTTCACCTGAATCAGAGGAgaacgtgtgtatgtgtgagagagagatcatTAAAATTAATGTCAGCCAAGTCTGTGTTGCAGTGTTTAATTTTAAGACTTTATCGGTCTCCAAACAGAGCCTGTATTTGTCAGTGTTCTGCATGTGCATACTGTGGATGAGTGTGTATTCtgagaagaaatgaaaagacaggGAACAGAtaagagtcagacagagaggaaggaaggagtcAGTGAGTTAGAATAAATGCATGTGAGTGAGCAGAGTGGCTGATCTTGTCATGATTACATATTGATCTGAAGTTGGCCCACAGACTGTACAAAGCTGACTTTCCCTCAGTGTGGCTGTGAACTTTAACTAAGGCTCAACCACCATCTTCCCCtaaggacactggaaatgtGCAGGGTCATACAAAACTCAAGACAGAGATTTAATAGTGAGGCTACCTCGCTCTGAATGAACCATGGATTCACGGGTTAGCAAGCTGAAGACTTGTCATGCATGAGCACAGTCACAGACAGGCCAGGGAGGGCAGTGGAAATGAAGCAAGAAGGGATGTGAAAAGCATGAAAAGTAAAATGGAAGAAGTGGAGTGCAGAGAATGAGCATGAACAGAGATATTAATAAGTGAGTTACATCTTAGGATTTTACCCAAAGCTTTCAAGGACAGCAGGTGGAAGATACACTGATAATAGATCTGTCTCTTTAATTTTTATGAATTATATATCTTAGTAGCTGGAGGAGTGAAATATAAGAATTGGAAGGTGAAGTGTAGTCAGAAATGTTTGGTAGGTGCTCGAGATTAAATAAACCCGTGGAAAAAGGTGCAGCACAGACAGCTATTGTTAGAGAGGGGTGACCTAGGGACGGAGCAGAACTCttaaggtgtgttcagactgactgTGAAGTGAATTATAGACGAAGTACAATTGCACACAAAGTCGAGTGGGTGCGAAAAGATTTGCCCAAGGCGGCATCTGtccatccatgcatccatcTATTACGGGTTAGGAGCCTATACCAGCTTCCATTAGGCAAGAGGAAGGAAAGGTGCTCTGGACAGGCTGCCAATCTATCAGAGGGATGTATGGACAGGAAGTCATTCCCACACATCTAAAGCTCTACACACATTCCAAATCCAGCAACTTGAGTGAAAATTTCAACTTGAGTGAAAATTTTACCGCCATCCCGGGGCTTTATAACTCACATTTCACAAACGTACAGagtttttacacaaacacactttaccCCTTACAGACATACACACGCTGTCGATGCATATGTTGCTTGTTAACTACAGCTTACATCTGTACATTTAGTTCAAAGGCTGTCTGGAGCAAATAAACGCTGACTGCAAAAACAGTCCAGCAGTCAAATTTGTGCAAACCTGAGGAAAACaatttgctttgatttgttCAGTCTGAAGACACTTTTGGGACTCAAACTCCAAGTAAGTGGAAAAACTACTgcaaagaaagtgaaagtgagacACTAATTGTATGAAGAGGGATAGATGTAAAGTAGAGctcaggacaaaaaaaaaaaaaaaaaaaaagtgtatgaCCAGAGGAATATCTATCATCCCTCTCAACAGAGCCTTTAATCTGTGACTCCATACCTCCTCTATATTTAGTATCTCTGCTCTCCTATCTTCTCATGGCTCCTTATACATCACTATAGCCTGGCATTAAGCCAAGTGGCTTTGATTCTCCCAGACAGGATCATGGTGCAGAAGACAGTGACTTCAATATTTCAAGATGTGTGGGAGCCCAGAACGCCTACTGAGCACAGGGCTCAGAAGTTTCTCAGTAGACGATGGTGGCACAGAGGCCACTGGATGcacatgttatttattttttcttttttaacatgttGCCAGGCAGGCAGACACAAACAACTGCACCcagacacaaagcaaaagaagaaaaatagagaTGGTGAAGAAAAATGGAAGGGAAAATAAATGGGAGAGAGGCTAAAAAAAATGGAGAAGGAAAGAACAATTTATCACTGAGCCTCCTACCTGCACTACCAATATGACCATGCCTATGGTTCCCAGCAGGTGCTTGTTTTCATCCAGCCATTCCTCCACTTTCTCGAAGCAGccctgaaatgaaacaaaagctTGTAAAGGTACCACAAAAAAAGGTGCATTTTCAGCATGATAGAAGAATCATGTCACTTCGACCTAACCATCCAGTTCACGCTTTTCTGGAAAAAATGCTGTCCTTTACATGTGACATATACCCTTGGATGAATGAACTAACAGGTGAGGTGTTAAAAGAAGCGAATTCCCTCTGAGTGATGACTTTAATATGCAGACTTATAGGCCATATGGACACACGTGTGCACTTTCTCTTAAATGTATTCCCGCCTGGGTTCATTGAAAGGTCACTCACTAGCAGGGAGGTGGAGTGAAGGACTTTAATGGTGGTTTCACCTGCAAAGTGGTGCCCCTTCTTGGGTGTGGGTGCTGAGGCAGCATGTAAGTCTCAACTATATAGTGTGTTGCTGTCTCCTCTGGGCAAGATTACACAAGCTTTTAGTGCTGCGCTATCCCTATGGGTCAGCTCTATGTCTGCCTATTCTCATTTTGCTAATTATATTACAGCTTTTAATCCCCCATTTTGGACCTGTTAACAAACCACATGCCAGACCAATAGCAGATTAGACTTGTAATGGGAGATTTGGCGAACATTGCACTGCAagttttttcagaaaaaaaaagagctgttgTCTCATGCATAATGGAAAAAATCTAGCGTGATCAGAATTCAGCAATAAGAGGAAAAGTTTAAAGCTACTCACAGAGGCTTGTAAAAGCAGCTACTGAGCAGATGGACTGAGTATTAAAGATGTATaagatttgtgatttttatgtCCACTGCGAATACTGTACTAATACCAGTCATGCTGGCTTCGGGCAACATAATCATTATTTAAAGTCACGTATATTCAAACACAACTTCAAACATGGCCTGAAACAACAAGACCATATGCATTTAGCTGATGATCTCAATAGTGGTATATATATTTAGTCATATGGAGTTATGATGGATAATGGGCTTTTGGGTACAAACAGGCCCCACAGCCCCTCCTAGAAAGACACCCAAACTacaagagatgcaaaatgtctaCAAACAAATGCAGCCAAGTCATTAATGGTAATTTTGGTTTAATGCAGtcattttgtgtatgtttgtagtCATTTGGTTTCTCTTTGTAGTGGTTTtgcatctctgtggttgttttgagtctctttgtAGTCTTTTGTGGCTATATGTTGTCTTGTGCATTTGGAGTAGATTTGTtctgcatctctttgtagtGATTTTGAGTTTCTTTATAGTCAATTTtattatctgtctgtttctctctgtggtatgttttgtctctttgtagtcatttgtttgactttcaaaaaaaaaaaaaaaaaaacacttcaaacaaCACCTCTGTGTCCATGTGTATGCATTTACATCCATCTGAACTCACCCTGTTCCAGAACATGTTGGTGGAGTTGCGTCCACAGTTCTGATAATGTTCCTGGCAGCAGCGGTCAGGAACTACTTTCTCCTTCAGGGCCTCGTGCCAGTCGGTGTACGCTATCACACCGCAGCACTTCCACTGtgaatgtcacacacacacacacacacacaacattagTTAATGCTTTAATGTAACAAGTATTGTAATTAGTCCTTTTGCTTTAGAGGGCTACAATAATGGAACAAAATGCACTTCAACAGCCAGTTTTGACTTTTAATGCAGCATTAATGCCACGGCTACAAGCCAAGAAATACATTAGCTGGAATATGTCAGTAAAACTTTGCATTTATATATCAATTCTAGTGTTGTGATTGACCAGTCATGCTAATGTTTCTAAAATTTGATGTAATGCATGGTGTGGAGTGGTCTGCCTACCTCTGCCTGGATAATGTTCCAGGCGTTTCGCAGGCCTATGTTATTTTCTGAGTTGTAGAGAGCCAGCCCATCCTTCAGATCCTGCTTAGCATTCTCACTCACCTAGAGATGAAAAAGACAACACCAGCCTTGATTAGAGAGAAACCTTGGCTTTAAAGAGGTTGGCTCAGCCAGAACTGAGAACTGACTTTCAGCATTAATTATAGTCTTTATATTGGAGTAGGCAGTTGAAGCTTGAGTGCTTGTAAGGGtgcattcacatttatttattttcctttttgtgcttttttagtatttttagatGGTTGGGTGTGTGATTGATCATGGATTCCTTGTTTTGTGCATTGACTGATCATGATGAAGCATAGACAGGTGGCACAGATGACTACAGATCTGACATATGTCATGTGTCGCTTCACTCGCCCCCACCCatccacaccacacacaccacacacacacacacacacacacacacacagacatagttTCAACATGCCCCTCAGCAGAGCCAGCAAATCACTTTCCTCTTGACTGAACCCCAACAATGTGCTCAGGGTTGTGGCATGTCTGATGGAGATTAAT
Above is a window of Lates calcarifer isolate ASB-BC8 linkage group LG10, TLL_Latcal_v3, whole genome shotgun sequence DNA encoding:
- the tspan9a gene encoding tetraspanin-9 isoform X2, giving the protein MDVGSAVTNNVGQQEFKKCNMARGCLCCLKYMMFIFNLIFWLCGCGLLGVGIWLSVSQGSFATFSPSFPSLSAANMVIAIGAIVMVTGFLGCLGAIKENKCLLLSFFIVLLIILLAELILLILFFVYSDKVSENAKQDLKDGLALYNSENNIGLRNAWNIIQAEWKCCGVIAYTDWHEALKEKVVPDRCCQEHYQNCGRNSTNMFWNRGCFEKVEEWLDENKHLLGTIGMVILVVQLLGMAFSMTLFHHIHRTGKKYDA
- the tspan9a gene encoding tetraspanin-9 isoform X3, which gives rise to MARGCLCCLKYMMFIFNLIFWLCGCGLLGVGIWLSVSQGSFATFSPSFPSLSAANMVIAIGAIVMVTGFLGCLGAIKENKCLLLSFFIVLLIILLAELILLILFFVYSDKVSENAKQDLKDGLALYNSENNIGLRNAWNIIQAEWKCCGVIAYTDWHEALKEKVVPDRCCQEHYQNCGRNSTNMFWNRGCFEKVEEWLDENKHLLGTIGMVILVVQLLGMAFSMTLFHHIHRTGKKYDA